Below is a window of Humulus lupulus chromosome 2, drHumLupu1.1, whole genome shotgun sequence DNA.
AGAGACCATGGTATAGGCATCCCCACAAGAGCGGCTACGACTTTAGCAGCAAGATCATGCTCACCGCCATCATCTCTCTCTCTATCGTAGTCATCTTCGTTCTCTTCCTTCACCTCTACGCTCGCTACGTCCTCCGCCGCCGAGCCCGCCGCCGTCGCCAAGCGTTGCACCAACTAGGGTTGACCGTGGCTGAAGCCCGTTCCGCCACCGAGCCTCCGCCGCCGAAAACTGGGCTCGAACCCTCCGTCATAGCCTCTTTGCCCGTATTCACTTTCAACTGTACTGGCAGTATTGATCTTGACCAAGACAGAAGTAATGAGTGCGCGGTTTGTCTGAGCAACTTGGAGGAAGGAGAAAGGGCGAGGCTACTTCCCAACTGTAACCATACTTTTCACGCCGAGTGTATAGACAAGTGGTTGAGTTCGCAGTCGACCTGTCCCATTTGCCGAACCGAAGCAGAGCCGAAGCCGCGGCCGGAGCCGGAGCCGAGGGAGGGTGTTGTTTTGAGTTCTATTGCTTCTCCGCCGACGGCTCCGCCTCTGGAGCGGTTGGGTTCTATGTCGTCGTGCATGGAGGGTACGAGTACGACGTCTATGTCATCGGACTCCGCCAAGATCAATAATGGAAGTTCAAGCAGGTTTTCTTTCCGAAGAATGCTTAGTAGGGAAAGATCATCGCGAAGAATCCAGCCCAATTGTGTCCAAGAAGATGTTACACTACACGACATAGAACGACAGTGATCATTTGATTAATTTCATTTTGTTTACAAATAAGGTAAATTAATGTCTGTTTTTATACACACTAGtgttattagtaattttttttcatCATGTTACAGACAGAGGATGTTATACTTAagaaattttgggaaatatatgCTTATAGATGTGAGAAATTCCCTTCTTTTagtgttttgttttttttccttcttatTTTTGGTTTGGTTTAATTAGGTTAATTTATGTTTAACTTGGTCCAAGAAAACTTTGATTAATGAGTTTGATAACCTAAGAAGTTACGCTGATGTGTTTTGCAAACTACTATAGTACTAATCAAACAGGGGCCGGCTAACTAATCATGTGGACTGACCTTGTTAATTAACATGATTAATTATAATTGCTTAAGAAATGTCGAATTCTTGAGTTTATCCGTTTCCATCAAATGACCATTTAATACGTCTCACATTACtatattatcacaaaaaaaaaaaaaatttgaaacatTATAGAAGCCATGAAGTCTTATGTACGAACAACAATGGTTACGAATATTTGTTCTTGATGCTgatattattcatttattttggtTTCAGCTTTTTGAACAAGATAAAATATACATACACGTAAGAATTTTGTTAGTCAAAAACACACCTAACAAGTTCGACTAGATCTAGTTATTTACGTTCATAAAAATAATCGACGACTGTTGGTGTTTTCTTCCCGCGTACGTGACTTTTAACACAACTAGTTCTTACCAGAACTCTTCTTTTTTCCTCCACACACTTTCTAGATGTGTACAAATGGTCAACGGGGACTATCACTTTTAGttgatgaatatatatatatcgatgATAAGGTCAATATTTACCATCATCTCTTTCACACCAAACCATTTACCGTTATACTTGCTCTGAATAATTTTAACTTACTATCAATAATTCTTCTAAATTTATGCATTTATTATTATCTGGATGTATGTTCCTCCACACACTTTCTAGATGTGTACAAATGGTCAACGGGGACTATCACTTTTAGttgatgaatatatatatatatcgatgaTAAGGTCAATATTTACCATCATCTCTTTCACACCAAACCATTTACCGTTATACTTGCTCTGAATAATTTTAACTTACTATCAATAATTCTTCTAAATTTATGCATTTATTATTATCTGGATGTATGTTCATGATCGTAATGGTATCTGATTCGGAGTCAAAACCGCTACGTgagattatatatatgtatatcaacCAAAGTCTCTTAAGATGAGATTTTTGGAAAATAGACTCCCCACAAGAATAATTTTGGGGGAAGCAAAAGAttccaaaatatgaaaattattaTTGTACTACTtctattattaataataaatattctcAGCTAAGAGCTGTCAGTCAATACCCTTGTTTAACATCTTTATAGATTCGTGGgacaaaaaagggaaaaaaatcaATAATATTTACTAACCTCATATGTTCCCAAGTCTGTGTTCTTTAGTCTTTTTTATCCTTAAAAAGTCCTTAAATGTTGCTAGCCTGGAACTTTACTGTGATGATGAATTTTAGATTCACATTGGTAGATCTGATATCATTGTTGGGCGGTTGGTCTAATTTGATCttaatgggagagagagaaaacagagtaactatataaatattataattctCAAGCAGAACATAGATGCCTCTAATAGTCAGTAAATTCACCACATTGACATAAAAAATTTCAAGACAAGGAATTTTGAGCACTAGTCAAGCATTAAGAGTCTGAAAGAGAGTTTCTTAGCTCTCCTCTGAGGACAAATATGAATACCTTTAGATTAATAATCATAATGTCAACTAAGTTCTACAAAGTTGAAACAGATACCAGAAGTAGGGGAAGTATCCCAAGATCAAAACTAAACCTAAACTTAAAAGACAAAACATGCCTCAATAGGAGGACCCTAGAATATGAAAAGCCTTTGCTTTTCTCTTATGCTAACTAATATTTGGCTTAACAAGATCAATCTCAAGCTATGAGTAGTAAGTGGTGCAAAAAAACAAAAGACTGCCTACCAAAAGAGGCCAAAACCAATGCAGAGCCACGGGGTCGCAGCCACTCATGTCTTCACTAGGCCCCAACCCCACCGCTGTTGATGGACTAGCTCGGCTTCCATTGCTCACCGCCAAGCTGTTTCATCATAAATCATCAAAATCCCAACATTTTTTTGGTCCCACAAGCACGAGATCTATTGATCAATATGTTCAACTTAACATTTCATCTTTTAGAAAAAAGAGAGCTCAAAGTACTAATAATGCTGGATCAGGAATTACAAGTAAGCTAATAGGTTTGATTGAGCTAATAATTGAATCAATATAAAAGGAATTAAACCCACCAAACATCCAAATAAATAGAAATTAATTAATACCTGGATGGGAATTTGCATTTATCATGACCTgaaacaaaatcataaatatgCTTAATAACATGACTAGAAAAGATCAAAGCTTTTCAGATCCAAAAACCCAAACTTTTGAATGTAAAGATCTATAGTTCAAACACCCAAAGTTACttgggaaaagaaaaaaaaatcattttgttGAGAACAAGGAAAAAAACTTACTGGGGTTTAAGGAAGTGAGGGCGGCGGTGCTGTCAAAGTTGCAAGCATCGTCGGTCATGCCGTTTTTGAGATAATAATTGTTGAAAGCGAAGGAGGCCATGGTCTGTACATCAGAGACGTCATAGCAGGGACCGCCTTGCTGGATTGGGCTACAGTCGGCGCCTCCAGGCCCACAGGCCCAGTCCAGAGCCGATTGCAGGGCCGAGTCCTCGGCGTTATTCTTGGCCACGCACCAGAGCTCCATGGAAACGACGCCGTTCTGAGCCTTGATCGAGGCGGCGGAGAGTGGGAGCCAGTGGGTGGCGAGTAGGAGAGGGACTATAATCAGCAGACGATGATCGAAGCCTTCCGCCATTAGTTGGAAGAAGAAAAGGTGAGAGAATAAAAATTGGGAGTGAAGAAGTAAAATTTTTGAAGGCTTTAGAATTTAGAGAGAGAACGAAATGTAGCCGTTTATGGAAGTTGGAGAGGAGAAGTGGGTGTGTGTAGTAAAGTAGACTGaagtgtatttatttttattttaatggcaAAAAGTGACCGTTAATGTATACAGGCAGGAAGTTTAGATCAGCGAGAGATGGAAAGCAGAGAAGACAAGACGAGAGAACACCAGAGCGTTTCAAGTGCTGGAAACCGCTAACCTTTGTCGTTTCGTTTtcttttttaaggaaaaaaaaaaaaaagagggcgGATCAATAATTGCATTACCTGACTCTTCGATGTTGgaaggtaaaaaaaaaatattaactgtcg
It encodes the following:
- the LOC133817400 gene encoding E3 ubiquitin-protein ligase ATL41-like; translated protein: MSSSGRAIPRVLNDDDDQRPWYRHPHKSGYDFSSKIMLTAIISLSIVVIFVLFLHLYARYVLRRRARRRRQALHQLGLTVAEARSATEPPPPKTGLEPSVIASLPVFTFNCTGSIDLDQDRSNECAVCLSNLEEGERARLLPNCNHTFHAECIDKWLSSQSTCPICRTEAEPKPRPEPEPREGVVLSSIASPPTAPPLERLGSMSSCMEGTSTTSMSSDSAKINNGSSSRFSFRRMLSRERSSRRIQPNCVQEDVTLHDIERQ
- the LOC133817401 gene encoding PLASMODESMATA CALLOSE-BINDING PROTEIN 5-like — translated: MAEGFDHRLLIIVPLLLATHWLPLSAASIKAQNGVVSMELWCVAKNNAEDSALQSALDWACGPGGADCSPIQQGGPCYDVSDVQTMASFAFNNYYLKNGMTDDACNFDSTAALTSLNPSHDKCKFPSSLAVSNGSRASPSTAVGLGPSEDMSGCDPVALHWFWPLLVGSLLFFCTTYYS